Genomic segment of Corynebacterium urealyticum DSM 7109:
CTACGCCAAGCGCTTCGGCTACAACGTGGTGCGCGACTTCACCGGCCACGGCGTGGGCCCCACCTTCCACAATGGCCTGATCGTCCTGCACTACGACAACCCGAGCAACCAGACGCTGCTGGAGCCGGGCATGACTCTGACCATCGAGCCGATGATTAATCTGGGCGGGCTGGACTATGAGATCTGGGACGACGACTGGACCGTCCAGACCACCGACCGGCAGTGGACCGCCCAGTTTGAGCACACCCTCGTCGTCACTGAGGAGGGCTACGAGGTTCTCACCCTGCCCAGCGAGGACTAACGCTGGTCCAGCCCCGGGGCTCGAACCCCAAGGTTCGACAGACTTGCCTCAGGTCCTCGAGCCCCGGGGTTCCCGGATTAGGTCGGCGGAAGAACCACGGCGACGGGGGGGGGAGCCGGGGGGGGCAGGGGGATTAGTCGAATTCCAGGCCGAGCAGGGCATTTTCTACCAGCTCGGTCAGCGCAGGGTGCGGCCAGTACTGCTCGGTAGCGAAGCGGCGTGCATCGATGCCGAAGGTCATCGCGGTGACGAAGCTCTGAATCAGCGTGCTGGCCTCTGGTCCCATGATGTGCGCGCCCAGGATTTCGCCGGTCTTGCGGTCGGCGATCACCTTGCAGAAGCCGGTGGTGTCCTCCATTGCCCAGCCGTAGGCCACATCTGCGTAAGCCTGCACCTTCACGGTCAGCTCCCGGCCTGTGGCCTGGGCGTCCGCCTCGGTCATCCCCACCACCGCGATCTGCGGGTGGGTGAACACGCCGCTAGGGACGGCGCGGTAGTCGTTGGCGCGCAGGTCCTCGGGGTGGGCGAGGTTGTGTTGGACGACCTTCGCCTCCTGGTTCGCGACGTGCTTGAGATCGAAATCATTGGAGGCATCGCCCAGCGCCCACACCCCCTCGGCCGTGGTGCGGCCGAACTCGTCGACCTTGATCTTGCCGTTGGCCTTCTTGTCGACTCCAGCGGCCTCGAGTGCCAGCGTGTCCGCATTGCTGATGCGCCCCTGGGCGGCGAGGATCTCGTCGGCGACGAGCACAGTGCCGTCGTCGAGGGTGAGCTCTACCTGCCCGTTGTTGGTCTCGCGCGCCGAGCGCGGCTCCACTCCGAGGTGGGTTTCCCACTGTTTGCGGGCCTGCTCCGTGAAGGCCTCGGAAATCTCGGCGTCCAGCTTGCGCAGCAGCCGCTTGCTGCGATTGACGACCGTGACCTTGGTGCCCAGGGCGTCGAAAATTGCGGCGAACTCGACCGCGACGATGCCACCGCCCAGGATGATCAGCGACTCGGGCTGGGCTTCCAGGCGCATGATGTCCTCGTTGGTGCGGTAGCGAACGCCGGAGTCTGCGAGGACGGGGTGGATCCACGGGCGGGTGCCGGTGGCCAGTACGACGTCCTTGCCTCGGATGACGGGCGCGTCCGCGCCGTCGCCGATCCGCAGCGTCCGGGGTGCGACGAAGGAGGCAGCGTCCCCGTGGAAGAGGGTGATATTCGGGGTTTCGTCCCCGGCGCGGTAGGCGGCACCGCCCTCGGCGATGGGGTCGATGCGGTCGCCGAAGACGCGTTGCTGGATGCCCTTCCAGTCCACGTTGTCCAGCGAGCCAGTCAGGCTGAGCTTGTCGGCGGTACGGAAGGAGCGGGCTACGTCAGCGGTGTGGACGAACATCTTCGTCGGAATGCAGCCGACGTTAATGCAGGTGCCGCCGAAGACTCCCTTCTCGACGATGGCGATCTTCTTCTCATCGTTGATCGGAGCTGGGATCGTGTTCCCCGATCCGGTGCCAACGATGATGATGTCGAAATCCTGGATCTCTCCCGGCGCGGTGGTGTGTTCGGCATTGACGTTATTCATGTCTGCCAGCCTAGGCACCGGATCAGGCGGCGGCCACGAGCCATGTTCGCGGCCGGTTAATTGCTGGCGATGCCCTGGGCTGCCAGCCAGTCTGCGGTCGCATTCAATGCACGGCGGCGTACCGCGGGGCGGGAGAGGAAGACATCGTGGGTCGCATCCGCGATGACCTCGATGTGCGCGTGAGGGGAGACCTTCGGCGCGGTCTGCCACATCTGCTCCGGCTTGAGGATCGGGTCATTGACGTAGGTGGCGTCCGTGAGCTTGCGCCCGAAGTAGTGGCCATCGCTGGTGAGCACCAGGGTTGGCAGGCCGGTGTCACAGCGTCCGGCCTCGAGATCGGCGATCTGGCGGACCACACCGGCCATCCAGCTGACGTATTTCTTGCGCGGCTCGATGGGCTTGAGCTCAAGGTCGTAATCCCATTCCCCCGCATAGTCGGCGTGCAGGGAATGGCCGTAGGAGGGGTCGATTCCCTCCGGAAGGGGAATGTGCGGGGCGACCTTGGCAAGTTGTGGGAAGACCCGCTTGATCACGAAGCCCACGAGACCGTCGAACTGGATGCCGTACCAGGGTGAGTTGCCGATGACCGCACCAAGCATGCTGTGCAGTGCAGCTTCCGCGCCGCCGGGGTCGCGCTGGGAGGTAGCGTTGAGGCGGCCGGCCCAGGTGGTGACGTCCAGGCCTCCGGTGGAGTGTCCCACCGGTACGACGCTCGGGTGGGCAGCGCCAATAAGCCCCAGCGCGATGGAAAGGTCTTCGTCGTAGATGGCCTGGCTCGTGACGTGGTGCCAGGTCTGTCCCTCCCGCCATGCCCGGCCGCACTTGCGCATGTCGATGGCGTAGACCGCGTAGCCTGCCTCGTGGAAGAAGCGGGCCACGTGGTCTTGGAAGAAGTAGTCCGTCATCCCGTGGACGAAGAGCAAGGCGGGGCGGGCATAGAATTCCGGTTCCGCGGCTGAACCCGCAGCTCCGGCCGTCGACCCGTCATTGTCGGCGGGTAAGTAGCGGACGAGGGCGAAGCGCACCGGAGTCTCCCCGTCTGGATCTTGACCCATCTCGACGTAGTGGACCCCGAAACCTGGGCCCAGAAGGTCCGGCCCGAAGGTCAGTTCTGCGACGCTGGCGCCTCGTGGGTCGGTGAGGACATCGGCCAGTTGCCGTGAGGAGGTGTTGCCGCCGTGGGCCGGGCCGTTATTCATAGCTGTGGAATCATTCATCGGGATCGATCATATTCAACTTTTTCAGGGGTATAAGGGCAGGCCTGAATATGGATCGAAAAGGCGCAGGCGTATGGTTGAAGAAGCGTGACAAAGCTTTCTTCCGTGAAGGATTGAGGAAACCGTGGCAACGAATAGTTCTCAAAACGATACCGTCGACGTCCTGCTGGTTGGCGCCGGCGTCATCTCCACCACCCTGTCTGTGATGCTGAAGCAGCTGCAGCCGGAATGGAGCCAGCTGATTCTCGAGCGCCTGGACACCCCGGCCGCCGAGTCTTCTGACCCGTGGAACAACGCAGGCACCGGCCACTCCGCGCTGTGCGAGCTGAACTACACGCCGGAGGTCAACGGCAAGATCGACGTCTCCAAGGCCGTCGGTGTCAACGAGAAGTTCCAGGTCTCCCGCCAGTTCTGGTCCCACCTCGTGGAGAACGACATCCTGGGCGAGCCGTCTGAGTGGATCAACCGGGTTCCTCACGTCTCCTTCGCTCAGGGCATGGATCAGGTGGACTACCTGAAGGCCCGCTACGAGGCCCTGAAGGATAACCCGCTGTTCCCGAACATGAAGTTCTCGGACTCGGAGACGAAGTTCCGCGAGTTCCTGCCGCTGATGGCAGAGGGCCGCGACTTCAACACCCCGACCGCGATTTCCTGGTTCGAGGAGGGCACCGACATCAACTACGGTGCGCTGACCCGCCAGTACGTCGACGCCCTGACCGCCGAGGGCGTCGAGGTGCGTTACGGCAGCGAGGTCGTCAACCTTAAGCGCGAGGGTGCAAAGTGGAAGGTCTCCGTCAAGAACCGCCACACCGGCGACACCTCCGTCGTCACCGCCAACTTCGTCTTCATCGGCGCCGGCGGCATGGCGTTGCCGCTGCTGCAGAAGGCCGGCATCCCGGAGATCAAGGGCTACGGTGGCTTCCCGGTTTCCGGCCAGTGGCTGCGTTGCACCAACGAGGAGCTCATCGAGAAGCACGCCGCGAAGGTCTACGGTAAGGCCTCTGTCGGTGCCCCGCCGATGTCCGTGCCGCACCTCGACACCCGCGTGATTGACGGCAAGAAGGGGCTGCTCTTCGGCCCCTACGCCGGCTGGACCCCGAAGTTCCTGAAGTCCGGTTCCTTCCTGGATCTGTTCAAGTCCCTGCGTCCGGGCAACCTGCCGTCCATGATCGGTGTTGGTCTGCAGGAGTTCGGCCTGACCAAGTACCTGGTCGAGGAGCTGCTGAAGGACCAGACCGCGAAGATGGAGTCCCTGCGCGAGTACATGCCGGAGGCTAAGGACGAGGACTGGGAGCTGGTCATCGCTGGCCAGCGCGTCCAGGTCATCAAGCCGATCGGCGCTCCGAAGTTCGGCTCCCTGGAGTTCGGTACGACGCTGATCAACTCCAACGACGGCAGCATCGCCGGCCTGATGGGCGCTTCCCCGGGCGCGTCCATCGCCCCGGCTGCCATGCTCGAGGTGCTGGAGCGTTGCTTCGGCGGTCGCATGGCTGAGTGGGCTCCGAAGCTGCGCGAGATGATCCCGTCCTATGGCCAGCGTCTGGTGAAGAACGAGGCTCTGTTCCAGGAGCAGTGGGATCGCTCCCAGAAGGCGCTGAAGCTGGCTAAGTAGCTTCCGCTGCCCGCAGGCCGCCCGCCCGAGAGGATTGCCCTCGGGGCGGGCGGTTTTTCGCTGTTGGTGGGGGTTTGAGATTCTAGACCGCTCGGTCTACTATGCTGTGCTTATGAGTATTTCCCTGCGCAACGTCCACGTCCTTGTCCCAGCCGGCAGCCCCGACGCCGAGCTCGTCGCCCAGCGCTGCCGTGACGCAGGCGCCATCGTCACCACCAGCCCTGCCGGGGCGGCGTCGGAGATTGACTGGGCTGCCACCGCCCTCGTCGTGCTCCCGGGCCAGACCCCGGGTGCCACGGAACTGATCACAGCAGCTGAGCAGCACGGCGTGCCGGTCAATAACCTTGGGGGCGGAACCGAGGAAGCACAGAATGCGGGGGACAGGGGCGGGGAATGCCCTGGCGCGGGAACGGTGACGTTGGTGGGCGGCGGCCCCGGCGGCGAGGGGTTGATCACCGTCGCGGGGAAGCGAGCCATCGAGGGCGCCGACATCATCTTCGCTGACCACCTGGGCCCCTTCAGCCTGGCCGAGGAGGCAGCCGAGCGCGGGGTGGAACTCGTGGACGTGTCCAAGATCCCCTATGGCAAGCAGGTAGCTCAGGAGAAGATCAACGAGATGCTCATCGAGGCTGCTCAACAGGGCAAGAGGGTGGTGCGCCTGAAGGGCGGGGACCCTTTCATCTTCGGCCGCGGGCTTGAGGAGGCCGAAGCCTGCGCGGCCGCCGGGGTGCCGGTATCAGTGATCCCAGGGGTAACGAGCGCGACCTCCGCGCCAGCGCTGGCCGGCGTATCGCTGACCCATCGCGGGTGGGTGCACGACATCACGATCGTCTCCGGGCACGTGCCTCCGGGCCACGAGAAGTCACTCGTGAACTGGGAGGCGCTGGCTGGGCTGACTGGCACGTTGGTGCTGATCATGGCCGTGAAGAACGCCGGGGCGATCGCGGCTGAGCTCATCGCCAAGGGACGCGCTCGCGAGCAGGCGGTGACGATCATCGAATCGGCCTCCATCGACGGCGAGCGGGTCACGGAAACCACTCTCGGGTCCCTTGGGGAAACGATCGACGCGGCAGGAATCAAGCCACCGGCGATCATCGTGGTCGGCCGGGTCAGCGAGCGCCGGATTAAGGGCTTGGCGGCTGCTTTCTAGCTGCGCTAAGTGAGTGTGGGTGGGGGGCGGCTTGCCGCCTATTCGGCCGGAACGATGAGCGTGACCTCGCCGGGGTCACGCACCTCCGTTCGAAAATTCGCCTCGACGAACGCCTCCACGTCACCGATGCGGTGGGCGAAAGCCTCCGCCAGCTCGCCGGTTCCCTGCGGGTCAGCGGGCAGGTGTCCACCGGCCAACGCCAGCTCCCGGGCAACTAGCCCCTTGTAGTGCTTGTTGAAGTGGCTGACGACCTTGCGGCTGCCGTCCGGGTACTCGGATTCCACGCGCAAGCTCACCGCGCCCGGAACTTTTCCGAGGTCCCGGTAACCACCGGAGCGCAGGTCGATGATCCCGCCGCCAGCGCCATCCGTGTCGGCGGCGCGATCCTCCCGCCACCGGGCGAGCTCCTCGCCGATGCGGTTGCCCTCGGCCGGCTTCGTCCACTGGGAACGCAGGGTGCGGGGCTGACCGTCCACGAGCACCTTGGAGCCGGCGGAGAGTCGATAGCGGGGGATCAGGTCGTCGGCGGCGATCACCCCGAAGAGTGCCGAGCCGATCGCCAGCCTTGCACGCGCGTCCGCGGGGAGGGGCAGGCCGGTGCGTTGCCCCGTTGGGTCGATGGCATCGTAGGCCACCCCGGTGTATCGCTCCACCGCAGGAAGCAGCTCGGAGGAAGCGACGGCGGCGTTGGACTCGTGCTCAGCGTGCTGGGTAGCACGGATCCCGATCATCTTGTCTAAGGAGCGAATCCGCTCTTCTGCGGTTTCTGCAGAACCCGCGTTCTTCGACAGTGCTTCTTGGGCTGCAAGGAAACTGCAGCCCATCTCCTCAAGGGTGCTGAGCAGGTGTTTTCTGGTTGGCGCTAACCCGGGAAAGGCCAGCTGATCCACGGCGACCGGGCCGGGGCGGCCACCCGCAGTTTTGCTTTCCGACGGAGGCAAGATGATGAGCATGAAAACATGCTAGCCGGTGGCGTGCTGCGCGGGTGCGGGGCTGTAGGCTAAGCATCATGATTACCCGCATGTCCTCCCTCTTCCTGCACACGCTGCGTGACGATCCAGCCGATGCAGAACTCGCCAGCCACAAGCTGCTTGTCCGCGCTGGCTATATCCGCCGCGTCGCACCGGGCGTGTACTCCTGGCTGCCCATGGGCCTCCGCGTGCTGCGCAAGGTCGAAAACGTTGTCCGCCGCGAAATGGACGCCATCGGTGGCCAGGAGCTGATGTTCCCCGCGCTGCTGCCGAAGGAGCCCTACGAGGTCACCCGGCGCTGGGACGAATACGGTCCCGAGCTCTTCCGCCTCAAGGACCGCAAGGAGGCGGACTACCTACTCGGTCCCACCCACGAGGAGCTGTTCACCTGGCTCGTCAAGGGGGAGCTGAACTCCTATAAGGATTTCCCGAAGGTTCTCTACCAAATCCAGACCAAGTATCGCGATGAGGCCCGCCCGCGCGCTGGCATCCTGCGCGGCCGTGAGTTCGTCATGAAGGACTCCTACTCCTTCAACATGACCGACGAAGGCCTGGATGAGTCCTACCGCTTGCACCGCAAGGCCTACCAGCGGATCTTCGACGCCCTCGGCATCGAGTACGTCATTTGCTACGCGACCTCTGGCGCGATGGGTGGTTCGGCCTCCGAGGAGTTCCTGGCGGTGGCCGCGGACGGCGAGGATACCTTCGTTCGCTCCACGGAGTCCGACTACGCCGCCAACGTGGAAGCTGTCGTCTCCATTCCGCCGGCTGAGGAGTCGGTCGAGGACAAGCCGGAGGCAGTAAGCCACGAGAGCCCTGGAGCCGACACCATCGAGACCCTCGTGGAGTGGGCCAACGAGGCGGGCCTGACCGTCGACGGGGCTCCGGTGACGGCGAAGGACACCCTCAAGTGCATCGTGTGCAAGGTCACCCGCCCAGGCGAGGATGAGGACGGTAACCCGTACGCCCCTGAGCTCACCGGAGTGCTCGTGCCGGGCGACCGCGAGGTCGACATGAAGCGTCTCGAAGCCTCCCTGGAGCCGGCCGTCGTCGAACTGGCCGATGATGAGGATTTCAAAAAGTACCCCTTCCTCGTCAAGGGCTTCGTTGGCCCCCGCACGTTCGCGGATAACGACCTGCGCATGCTCGCCGATCCCCGTGTGGTCAAGGGCACCGCCTGGATCACTGGCGCGGATGAGAAGGATCGTCACTACTCCAACCTCGTCGCGGGCCGCGACTTCACCCCGGATGGTTATGTTGAGGCCGCCGAGGTTCGGGAGGGCGACCCTTCCCCGGATGGCAAGGGCGTGCTCACCCTGTCCCGTGGCATCGAGATCGGCCACATCTTCCAGCTGGGCCGGAAGTACACCGAGGCCTTCGACGTCCAGATCTTGGACGAGAACGGCCGCCGAACCGTCCCGACGATGGGTTCCTACGGCATCGGCGTCTCCCGACTGCTGGCCGTGGTGGCCGAGCAGATGCACGACGAGAAGGGCCTGCGCTGGCCGCGCAGCATCGCCCCCTACGACGTCCACGTGGTCATCGCCAACAAGGACGAAGCCGCGGGCGAGGCTGCCCGCGAGCTCGCCGAGGCGCTGTCGGACGCGGGCCTGGAGGTGCTCTTCGACGATCGCCCGAAGGTCTCCCCGGGCGTGAAGTTCAAGGACTCCGAGCTGCTGGGCATGCCACAGGTCGTGGTCGTTGGGCGCGGCTTCGCCGAGGGCAAGGTCGAGCTGCGAGATCGTCTGAACGACGAGCGTTCCGAGATCGACTACGCGGACGCCGTCGACGTCATCACGAAGGCAGCCCGGGCCTAAGAACCTGCCCCACGCCAGCGGGGTAGGCGTGGGGCAACCGGTGGGGGTGAGCTCAGCGGATTACGCAGAGAGATAAGGGGGCGTTGCTAGTCCCCACCTCGCAGGACCACTGCTTCGGGCCCAAGCCCCTGGGCCAACTCCAGCTGGCCCTGGGCACGGCTCAGTGCTGCGCACGCCTGCGCCAGAGCCACCCGCAGCGGCCCGGTCTCGGCGCGGCCAGCGAGCAAGCGTAGCTGGGAAAGCGGGGCGGCGAGTGCGGCGTGCAGGAAAGCGGGGGCCTCCTTGGCGCTCGTGGGGGCCCTGGTCGCCTTCGATACGCCGAAGCCGGCAGGGGGCTCGTAGGCGCCTTCTGCGTCCTCGGGCTTCTCGGCGCTGTCGTCTGCGGCGGGTGTGATCATCGCGGTGACGACGTCGCGGGCCAGTCGGGCACCATCTCCGGCGGCTGCCAGTTGCTTGCGTGCGGAGCCGTCGTCGGCCGCTAGCGCGACCCCGGCGGCCTGGATCGCCCCGTAGACGGAGTCCAGGGTGTCCTTCAGATCCTCACCGAGAGCCTTCGTGTTCCCGCGGCCCACGACCTCAGGATCATCGAGCAGCTCGGCGATATCCTCGCGCTGTGGCGCACCGGCGACGGGCGCGGTTGCGCCGTAGAGGCCCACCAGCAGCTGAGTCTGGAACTCTTGTCGGGTCACGGTGCGGCCTTCGGAGTCCTTCTCGTGGGCATCCGCGTTGGGCAACTCCGGGCTTTCGATGGCGCCCAGCAGCTCGCGCTGGATTCCGGCGAAGAGCTGTTTGCGCTTAGCTGCGGAATCGGTGCCTTTATCGTCGTCGGCGGTCCGGGCCTTCGCAGCGGTGGACGACGCGGTGCCGGACGTGGGGGAATCACCGCTGCCGCCACCGTCTGCGTCCTCGAAACTGCACTGCGGGTCCCGCTGGCCTTCATCGTCGGTACCGCACTGGCGCAGGAATTCTTTCTCGAGAACTCCGATCTGGCGGCGGATGAACTCCGCTTCCTCAGCGTCGGCCCGATCCAGAGCCGAGCGCATCACCGCTCCGATTGAGCGCAGCTGCTCATTGGGCTCGAAGCCACCGCGCACACGGTTAAGCGCCTCGGAGGCCTCGTCGATGCCACAGGCCGAGAGCAGGCCCGTCGCGAGCACCGCCCCCAGCCCCGCGACCCCCGCTTTGAGCACGCCACGCCGAGTGAGGGCTGGGGCGGCGCTAGAGCGCTCGGGGAGGTGGAGGCTTTGATTCTGAGGAGAGTCCGGATTCACAGCCACTATGGTGCCACACATTCCGCTGGGCACCGCACCGGCGGGTAGGGTGCAAGGCATGGCAACCCCTCTTGATGAAAAGCTCCGCGCACTGGCCGCCGACGAGGCGATGAAGTGTGGCCTTGATGTGGAAAAATTAACCTTTACCCGGGCCGGGGCGAAGTCCAGCGTGAAGATCGCCGTGGACGCGGACGAACGCCCGGACCTCGACCTGCTCGAGGAAGCCTCCCAGCTGATTGGTGCTGCTTTTGATGCGGCCGAGGAAGCACAGCAGATTGACCTCGGGCCGAGCTACACCCTCGAGGTGACGACCCCTGGGCTGGACTTCCCGCTGCGAGAGGCTCGCAACTTCCAGCGCAACATTGGCCGCCTCGCCAACCTGCCGGGAGGGGGCAAGGGGCGCATCGCGGCCGTCGAGAATGACGAGGTCGCGATCCTGCCCGCAGCCAAGAAGAAGGCCGGGAAGAAGTCCCAGGGCAAGAAGGCGGGGAAGAAGACCCCGCAGGCACCGGTGCAGATTTACCCGCGTGCTGAGCTAGCCGGGTCCACCATCGAGGTTGAATTCTCACCCGCGCCAGCAGCCGAGCAGGAATTACTCGGATTGACCATGGCCGAGTACCATGAGCTCGCGAAGAGTGACGAAGCCTAAGCGACAAGAAGTCGATGAGGAGTACAAGTGAATATTGATCTTGCTACGCTGCGCGCCATCGAGCGGCAGGAGGGCGTGCCGGTCGACGAGCTGATCCACGCCATCGCCAACGGTCTGAAGGAGGCCTACCGCAACCAGAGCGCCTTCGCCGGCGAGGTGGACGTCCAGATTGACCCCACCTCTGGTGCAGTGGCGATCTACCAGGTGGAGCGCGACGAGGAGGGCAACGTCACCGGCCGGTTGGACGAGACCCCGGAGAACTTCGACCGCACCACGGCGCTGGCGATGCGCGAGGCGATCCGCCGCCGGATCGGGGGAGCTCGAGTCCAGCAGCGCTACGACGAATATTCGTCGATCCGCCACACCATCGTCTCTGGCGTGGTCACCCGTGACGCACGGGCAAACGAGCGCGGCATCACCGTGGTCCACATCGGTACCGAGGCTGACGGCATCGATGGCCAGATCCTCCCCGCCGAGCACATCCCGGGTGAGGTGCTCAAGCACGGTACCCGCGTAAAGGCTTTCGTCACGGACGTCATCAAGCACGCTGACCGTAACGTGCAGATCAGCCTGTCCCGCACTCACCCTGAGCTCGTTCGCGGCCTGTTTGAACTTGAGGTTCCGGAAGTCGCCGACGGCTCCGTGGAGATCATGTCCATCGCCCGCGAGGCAGGCCACCGTACGAAGATCGCGGTTCGCGCCACGATCAAGGGGCTCAACGCCAAGGGGGCCTGCATCGGCCCGCGTGGCCAGCGTGTATCGGCCATCATGGCTGAGCTTGGCGGCGAAAAGATCGACATCATCGACTACTCGGATGATCCGGCGCAGTACGTGGGCAATGCGCTCTCGCCCTCGAAGTACGTTTCCTCGACTGTGATCGACGCAGAGCAGCAGATCGCTCGCGTGGTTGTTCCGGATTATCAGCTCTCGCTGGCGATCGGCAGGGAGGGGCAGAATGTGCGTCTCGCCGCTCGCCTCACCTGCTGGAAGATCGACATTAAGTCTGACGCTGAGCAGGGAGAGTAGTCGGTCGATGACGCTGAGTCAGAAGAATTAGCGTCGCTTAACTTCGATGTTGTGGCGCTGGGGTGGCCTCACCGGACACGGTGGGGCCAAAATTCTTTGGGGGATGTGGCAATGGGGGATCATCGTGGGCAACCACCACAACGCTGAAACGGGGTGGGTTAACCTCCAGCAGGCTTTTCACGTAGACTGGGGGCTGGTCAACGTGCTGGACCATGCATTTGTGCTGCTCGAGAGAAAGTGAGCTTGTGGACGACCGAGCGATAAGTGAAGGCTCGTACGCCGAATCGGCTGCGGACCCTGCGCTCGCGCGGAAGAACACGGCGCACGTCGCACTGCGTACGTGCATCGCCACCCGAAAGGTGAAGCCCACGACCGAGCTTCTACGGTGCGTAGCCCAGTACAGCGACGACGGGACAACCCGCATCGTGCCGGATCTTCACGGCCGGCTCCCGGGCCGCGGCGCGTGGCTTAGCCCCACCGCAGAGGCCCTCGAGCAGGCCATCGAACAACGGCGATTCCACCGCGCCCTGCGATTGGGATCGGTGACGCCGGACTTCGACGAGTTATGGGCGGTGCTGGGGCGCGAGGGTTCACGAGAACATTGACCCGCCGCGTTGAACGTTCCATGGACAGTTAACGATTTATCAGTTGACGGAGCCCGACATGTTTGAAAGCACTCTGAACTGATGAGCGCACGATGAAGCGGCATCAGCGATGAACCAGAAACGTTAAAGGGAGCCGGACGTAGCCTTTCCGCATAAGGCCACCGGCTCCGAGATATCGAAGGAGAGTAGTGGCCGGAAAGCTACGTGTACACGAGCTTGCGAAGAAGCTCGGTGTGACCAGCAAGGAACTCCTTGCAACCCTGAAGGAACAGGGAGAATTCGTTAAGACAGCCTCCTCCACCGTGGAGCCCCCTGTCGTCAAGAAGATGAAGCAGTTCTACGGCGTCGCGCAGGAGTCCAAGCCGACGACGCCGCCGTCCCCGCTGGCGCAGGCTGGCAGTGTTCCGGACAGCACCCAGCGTGGTCCGAAGCCAGGTGCCAAGCCTGCGGCGAAGCCGGAGGCTGCACCGAAGCCGGGTACCGCGGCAGCCAAGCCAAGCGCGAAGCCAAGCCCTGCCGCTGCAGCGAAGGCTGCACCGGCCGCGAAGGCGACCCCGACCCCGGCTGAGGCTGCGCCAAAGCCGGGCCAGGCTGCAGCGAAGCCTGCAGCAAAGCCGGGCCAGAAGCCAGCTCGCGCCGCAGGCAAGCCGGGCCCGAAGCCGGGTCCGAAGCCGGGCGCGCGCCCGCAGCGGGTTGCTAATAACCCGTTCTCCTCCACCACCGAGCGCCCACCGCGCCCGCGTGGCGGAGCCACCCCTGGCGACATGCCTCGCCCAGGCGGCACCCGTGGCGGCGCCGGCCGTGGCCAGGCACCACGCCCGGGCGCTCGCCCGGCCCAGGGTCAGGGCCGTGGCCAGGGCACCGCGAAGCCGGGGGCAGCACGCCAGGGCGGCGGCCGTCGTCCATCCCCGGCGATGATGCCAGCCACCCCGAGCCCGGGTCAGATGCCCGCCAAGTCTGCCGCCGGTTTCGGTGGCGGTCGTGGCCGTGGCGGTCGCCCAGGCGGCCCAGGCGGTCCGGGTGGCCCGGGTGGTCCGGGGCCACGCGGCGGTCGCGGCGGACGTCGTGGCGGCACCGCAGGCGCATTCGGCCGTCCAGGCGGCCCACCGCGCCGCGGCCGCAAGTCGAAGCGTCAGAAGCGCAACGAGTACGAGGCAATGCAGGCACCGAAGGTCGTGGGCGGCGTTAAGCTGCCGAGCGGCAACGGTGAGAAGATTCGCCTCGCCCGTGGTGCGTCCCTGGCCGATTTCGCGGACAAGATCAACGCTGACGCAGCAGCACTGGTGCAGGCGCTGTTCAACCTCGGTGAGATGGTCACCGCCACCCAGTCCGTTTCCGACGAAACCCTGCAGCTGCTGGGCGATGAGATGGATTACAAGGTCGAGGTCGTCTCCCCAGAGGACGAGGACCGCGAGCTGCTCGAGTCCTTCGACCTGCAGTTCGGTGAGGACGAAGGCGACGACGAAGATCTCGCCCAGCGTCCGCCGGTCGTCACCGTCATGGGTCACGTCGACCACGGTAAGACCCGCCTGCTGGACACGATCCGTAAGGAGAATGTGGGCTCCGGCGAGGCCGGCGGCATCACCCAGCACATCGGTGCTTACCAGGTCAGCGTGAACATGGAGGGCGTCGAGCGCCCGGTCACCTTCCTGGATACCCCGG
This window contains:
- the mqo gene encoding malate dehydrogenase (quinone), with protein sequence MATNSSQNDTVDVLLVGAGVISTTLSVMLKQLQPEWSQLILERLDTPAAESSDPWNNAGTGHSALCELNYTPEVNGKIDVSKAVGVNEKFQVSRQFWSHLVENDILGEPSEWINRVPHVSFAQGMDQVDYLKARYEALKDNPLFPNMKFSDSETKFREFLPLMAEGRDFNTPTAISWFEEGTDINYGALTRQYVDALTAEGVEVRYGSEVVNLKREGAKWKVSVKNRHTGDTSVVTANFVFIGAGGMALPLLQKAGIPEIKGYGGFPVSGQWLRCTNEELIEKHAAKVYGKASVGAPPMSVPHLDTRVIDGKKGLLFGPYAGWTPKFLKSGSFLDLFKSLRPGNLPSMIGVGLQEFGLTKYLVEELLKDQTAKMESLREYMPEAKDEDWELVIAGQRVQVIKPIGAPKFGSLEFGTTLINSNDGSIAGLMGASPGASIAPAAMLEVLERCFGGRMAEWAPKLREMIPSYGQRLVKNEALFQEQWDRSQKALKLAK
- a CDS encoding alpha/beta hydrolase, whose product is MNDSTAMNNGPAHGGNTSSRQLADVLTDPRGASVAELTFGPDLLGPGFGVHYVEMGQDPDGETPVRFALVRYLPADNDGSTAGAAGSAAEPEFYARPALLFVHGMTDYFFQDHVARFFHEAGYAVYAIDMRKCGRAWREGQTWHHVTSQAIYDEDLSIALGLIGAAHPSVVPVGHSTGGLDVTTWAGRLNATSQRDPGGAEAALHSMLGAVIGNSPWYGIQFDGLVGFVIKRVFPQLAKVAPHIPLPEGIDPSYGHSLHADYAGEWDYDLELKPIEPRKKYVSWMAGVVRQIADLEAGRCDTGLPTLVLTSDGHYFGRKLTDATYVNDPILKPEQMWQTAPKVSPHAHIEVIADATHDVFLSRPAVRRRALNATADWLAAQGIASN
- a CDS encoding YaaA family protein, producing MLIILPPSESKTAGGRPGPVAVDQLAFPGLAPTRKHLLSTLEEMGCSFLAAQEALSKNAGSAETAEERIRSLDKMIGIRATQHAEHESNAAVASSELLPAVERYTGVAYDAIDPTGQRTGLPLPADARARLAIGSALFGVIAADDLIPRYRLSAGSKVLVDGQPRTLRSQWTKPAEGNRIGEELARWREDRAADTDGAGGGIIDLRSGGYRDLGKVPGAVSLRVESEYPDGSRKVVSHFNKHYKGLVARELALAGGHLPADPQGTGELAEAFAHRIGDVEAFVEANFRTEVRDPGEVTLIVPAE
- the cobA gene encoding uroporphyrinogen-III C-methyltransferase, translating into MSISLRNVHVLVPAGSPDAELVAQRCRDAGAIVTTSPAGAASEIDWAATALVVLPGQTPGATELITAAEQHGVPVNNLGGGTEEAQNAGDRGGECPGAGTVTLVGGGPGGEGLITVAGKRAIEGADIIFADHLGPFSLAEEAAERGVELVDVSKIPYGKQVAQEKINEMLIEAAQQGKRVVRLKGGDPFIFGRGLEEAEACAAAGVPVSVIPGVTSATSAPALAGVSLTHRGWVHDITIVSGHVPPGHEKSLVNWEALAGLTGTLVLIMAVKNAGAIAAELIAKGRAREQAVTIIESASIDGERVTETTLGSLGETIDAAGIKPPAIIVVGRVSERRIKGLAAAF
- the mtr gene encoding mycothione reductase; this translates as MNNVNAEHTTAPGEIQDFDIIIVGTGSGNTIPAPINDEKKIAIVEKGVFGGTCINVGCIPTKMFVHTADVARSFRTADKLSLTGSLDNVDWKGIQQRVFGDRIDPIAEGGAAYRAGDETPNITLFHGDAASFVAPRTLRIGDGADAPVIRGKDVVLATGTRPWIHPVLADSGVRYRTNEDIMRLEAQPESLIILGGGIVAVEFAAIFDALGTKVTVVNRSKRLLRKLDAEISEAFTEQARKQWETHLGVEPRSARETNNGQVELTLDDGTVLVADEILAAQGRISNADTLALEAAGVDKKANGKIKVDEFGRTTAEGVWALGDASNDFDLKHVANQEAKVVQHNLAHPEDLRANDYRAVPSGVFTHPQIAVVGMTEADAQATGRELTVKVQAYADVAYGWAMEDTTGFCKVIADRKTGEILGAHIMGPEASTLIQSFVTAMTFGIDARRFATEQYWPHPALTELVENALLGLEFD